A genomic window from Deltaproteobacteria bacterium includes:
- a CDS encoding carboxymuconolactone decarboxylase family protein yields the protein MARIPKIEKREDLSPEHHGVFDAIAESRGQVQGPFPMLLHNPELAGRVAHLGAHVRFEMGLSQKLKELVILTVARELDCGFEWSVHAGHARAAGISDECIESIRARTEPSGLTEEEAGIRRYARELLRSHRVSDAAFAAVEKSFGARGCVELSALVGYYVLLACVLNSMEVEPAAGGAELDPS from the coding sequence ATGGCACGCATCCCGAAGATCGAAAAAAGAGAAGATTTGAGCCCGGAGCACCACGGGGTGTTCGACGCCATCGCGGAGAGCCGCGGCCAGGTGCAGGGGCCGTTTCCCATGCTCCTGCACAACCCGGAGCTGGCCGGCCGCGTGGCGCATCTCGGCGCCCACGTGCGCTTCGAGATGGGGCTTTCGCAGAAGCTCAAGGAGCTGGTGATCCTCACCGTGGCGCGGGAGCTGGACTGTGGCTTCGAGTGGTCGGTGCACGCCGGACACGCGCGCGCCGCGGGAATCTCCGACGAGTGCATCGAGTCGATCCGCGCACGCACGGAGCCGTCGGGGCTCACCGAGGAGGAAGCCGGCATCCGCCGCTACGCACGGGAGTTGCTGCGCTCCCACCGCGTCAGCGACGCGGCGTTCGCGGCGGTGGAGAAGAGTTTCGGAGCGCGGGGATGCGTGGAACTGTCCGCGCTCGTCGGCTACTACGTCTTGCTGGCCTGCGTCCTCAACTCCATGGAGGTGGAGCCGGCCGCGGGCGGCGCGGAGCTGGATCCATCGTGA